The Phycodurus eques isolate BA_2022a chromosome 5, UOR_Pequ_1.1, whole genome shotgun sequence DNA segment ACAATTTAACAAATTCATTAAACAGGCAAATGAATAGACTAATCTGTGGACATTATTACAAAATGAGGTACTGAAGTTCTTTTGGCTCGTGAATAAACCTCaccattatctatccatccagtctctgtaccgcttatcctcactgaggtcgtgggtgtgctggagcctgtcccagttgactgagcaagaggcgggatacaccctgaactggttgccagccaatcacagggcacaaatagacaaccattcacactcaaattcacacctatgtggACAATTAAGactgttcaattaacctaccttgaaTGTCTTTGAAACGTGGGAGAAAACCGTattaccctgagaaaacccacgcagggacgaggagaacacgcaaacttcGAACACGAAGGCCGGAGCCCAAATTTGAATCCaagacctctgaactgtgaggcggatgtgctaactagtcattCACTAGTCGTGGGCACAATTAGTTGGTCGTGGGCACCATTAGTCGCACCAAAATCAAAATCACGACACCCAATTTCTTGCCATGTTCGCTGTTACATAGCCTCATCAATGGTGGCAATGGCATCAGTGATTATTTGTTTCAGGTCGGTGGTGTCCAATATCTTTGTTCGATACACATCTTTAAAATGACCCCATAGAGAGTAGGCCAGGGGAGTGATATCAGGTGAACAATTTGGCCAGggaatttgaaatgaaatagtAAAGAGACTTTGCAGACcctttatttgcttctgtttcaTTATAGGATGATGGTTGAGTGCGTCTGGAAGCACAGTGGGAAAACAGGGGATGGATCCAAGTCATTTATCCTTCTCTTGGCATCATTGCTACGCACCATTTACACCGTAGCATCTAAGGAGCTCAACGGATCTCGTGTCTATAACTCAAGGGAAGTAGCCGAGTCTGCCACTGCCAGGCGCTTGGCTGACCAAACGTTGGCTTTTGCAttggaggagctggaggatCTTATCGCTGTCGCAGTGGCTCCTTATGGATTCTGTCTGTCAGTGAAGACTTTAACTGCAAGTACACAATCTGCATCTCACTCGGATGGGATTTATGTTGAAAAGTTGATAGCATCTTTCTTTCATACTCGTTTGGGTTTTGCCCACTGTGACTTCATGGGCGAGCTCATTTTCAAACTGCTCGCCAACTGGAgctgtaaaactgacaaatcTTCGAGATCAGACAACACCAGGAGTTTTCAGGGTAATTTGTATGTGAACTCAAATGGCTGTAAGGCAGATTTATCTTCCTCATCACTCCAGTTTCTAAATGACAATTTCCCTGCTCTGCATACGCTGGTGTCTGGCTTTCCTGTCAGCTGTTCACGTTTGCTAGAGGGACAAGTCATTCACAGGGACTTTGCAACACACTACCATGGCAGTCACCAGCATCCAGTCAAGGCAGTGTTTTTTACCATTTCACTGCAACCCAAATGGCTAAACGCAAGCAACACACTGGAGATTGGGAATGGAATACACAGCAAAAGCATCATGCACTTTAGTGCCTGGGCGGAAAGCTCACTGGAACATATTTTTGCCACCCTTCAATCTCTTGGAGTCTCTGTCCTGCTGTCTGCGGTCAAACAGTCTGACGCCGTCCTGACTTTAGCAACACAGGCGGAGATGTGTGTCGTGGAGTGCATTGGCGAAGATGAACTTGCGCTCTTCCTCCACCTGAGCGGAGCCTCAGCTGTCTCAGACTGTGGGGGGATTCAACCAGAACACATTGCTTCTTTGACATTTTGTCGACCAATACTTCTGGGAACCCATAggtgagaaaatgttttatgacaACACAATTTTGATTGATGCTGTCCTCATGTGATTTAATTGTCACAATTCCACCTTATCCCCCTTCCACAGATACGTTCACATGGCGTTTCCAGATTCCAGGGAACAGCAGCCCTGTAATATCATCATCTGCGGCTTGGGTGAAGGGCAAACGGATCAATATGCAGGTGCTGTTCAGGATGTTATTCGTATGCTGCGTACAACATGGGAGCCCCTGGGTGCAGCTACTAAAGCTCGATCCTCTATTTCGCCAGGCTGCGTCATACCAGCTGGTGGTACTTTTGAGCTTCTCTTATGGCGCGCCCTCCTACAACATGGCCACTCTCATGCCATTTCTAAAGATATACCTGTCGTTTGCCAGCTCCTGGCAGACGCGATACTGCATCTTCCCCGACATATTCACTCCGGCAATGCAAGGCGTTTCTTACAGATTCAATCGAAAGTCTGGAGCTTTCCAGACAGAAATCCTTTCCAACCTGATGGATTGTTATGCGAGCCAGGGTTTAGCCAAGGACATTGTGATAATAAAAGCTTTCAAGGAGACTTTGAACCAAGTATGTATTGTTCATTAGTCAACAATATGAAAACGCTATCAGCACTTGAGTCTGTTTCCTGTAAATACCATCTCATTTTGGCTGTGCTGCAATGTGTCAAAAACCTCCTCAGATTCGATAATGTGTTTCACACACCCACCGAATTGCACCCAAAATCACTCAAACTCACTTATTCCTCCGAGGATGAAGACTGAGGTTTTTGACCTTCAGCTAAAAAACAGCTGAAAGCTAAAAGCATGTCTGTTTGTCTTCTATAAATGATACTTttaataatttgcatttttcatgGAAAGCAATACTCTTTGAATATATTTCTGGAACACTTTTACCAGGTATCTACTAAGGCCttaacccattcattgtgtatgtgctgccaTGGCGCATTGACAAAACGTCATGTCGCGCCACCTCGGGGCGGAGTTTTGCCGCTACAGCAGTGCTGCCCAGATTGAAAAATTTTCAAGTCGAGCGCAGCACTGCCATGACGTCAGAGGGTGCGTCCAATAGGAAACATTGTGGTAATTTCAGATTGGAAAGAGCAAGATATTTTAATGGTGGTGTAGGCTTCAGTGAAAATCATGGAGAAACCTAAAGAAGCCTGTTGTACATCTCAAAGCGGTCTCCAAATAGCTGTAGCTGATGGAGGAGCTTGAActcccaggcacggggagaacatgcaaactccacacaggcatggccagagattgaaccccagtcctcagaactctgcggcagacgctctaaccagtcgtccaccgtgccgccagtatcggaacagacattattaaattaacttaaagtgaatgaTATTTCATATTTGGCATAActcttacttgcaataactgcatcaagcctgcgacccattggcttccccagactgttgcattctttatttgaaatgcttttccaggcctttactgcagcctctttcagttcttatTTGTTCCTGGGGGTTTGTCCCTCCAGTTTCCTCTTCAGGagttaaaatgcatgctctattgggttaaggtccgttGACTGACTTggtcagtctaagaccttctgctttttcccctgatgaagtcctttgttgtgttggcagtgttttgggtcattgtcttgttgcatgatgaagcttctcccgattagtttggatgcatttttatgtaaattgacagacaaaatggttttgtagacttcagaattcattctactgctaccatcatgagttaaataatcaataaagactagtgagcccgttccagaagcagccatgcaagccaagccatgacattacctccaccatgcttcacagatgagcgtgtgtgttttggatcataaacagatcctttctttcgccCACACTTTGGCCTttgcatcactttggtagaggttaatcttggtctcatcaatccataaaacctttttccaaaacttttgtggctcatctctgtacttctttgcaaaatccaatctggccttccaattctttttgctgatgagtggtttgcatcttgtggtatggcctgctTATTTCttgtctcaaagtcttcttcgaacagtggattgtgatacctgagtcctgagttgtttaacacatctagatgtaaataccatgaaataaaagctggaattatgcacttttgtctcatattcctcttttgatttgaaacccaaatgtctcaGTATATGACAAAAACCAAGGAATTGCCCTTGCcattacaatacatttggaggggacttTATACTTAAAGCTGTCTTCTGCGATTTCTGGCTCCCCCTAACGCTGGAATTCAGCTTTACAACAAAGCCTTCGTCACTTCGATATGATGTAGGCTAAATGTTTGtctggcctcctcctcctccttctaaCCCCTCATGCTTTCTCCTTTGGCTATGCCTCAGTCGACCTGCACATTGTCCTTGTTTGGGCCTGCCTGTTTGTAGGTAAAATATGTCGTTTCCGCTACGTCATTTTAGAGCGCCACCAAGTGATCCAGCGCGGAAATGTGTAGGATAGTCACTAAatctaataaaaatacatattgaaaATATAGCAAGACGTGTCAGAAGCTGATAGGGTTAATCAGCATTCTGTCATCTACTCATGTAGTGGCTTgtgtgaatttttattttatttttttaaacaaaacatagttGTGTATTATAGCTTTAATTGAAATAACATCACAAACCTTATCAAAATGTCTTATataaattgtccaaaaatatgACAGTAAAATATTACAGTCGTCGGTTCATTTCAAATCAACGTTGAAATGTTTTGCAGCATTTTGTCTAGAAATCTGACGCTGTTCAGCTTTTCAGATGTCATGTCTGCTCCGTATGACAGTCTGTGCTGTGGTAGGGATACGTTATATACCACAAGACATGGTAGTATCAATCATAcgtacatggtaggttaataaTTACGACTGGTAATTCCAAGAAAAAAATCGTGTGGTGTTTTGTATATTAACATAAGTAGAGGATTGTTAATAATTAGGACACTGTGTTTATTTGAGTAGAGGACAcgatttgaggaaatatgggaGGTAGTTGGAattgaaataattttagcaaTCTTCATGGGATTGACCGTTTTTTTTGTATCGTTAAATTAAGGCAAACCTCAAAGCttttaagcagtttttttttaagacaggcCAATTTGTGTCCATGGGAAGAAGAACAAAGAGCAGCTTTAGGCCTTTCTTGTtggaaaggatgctttcacgcTTATGGCGTCATCAAACTAGCAGATCTGATTGATCTGATGAGCCAAACCATCATCCAATCAGCTAAcaagatatttttgaaaatgtctgcccattttttcattttaaattatatttgtctttaccacacaaaaataattgtgaaaCTAATCTCATGCTGTCTGATGTTAGAGGCTTACACAAGCATAGATAGCatttcatacagtatgtacagtaattctACACTTCACATTACGCCAGTCAAATGTTAACACTGTTTTCTTTGGCATCTCCGGTAATCAATCAGTGCCCTATGCTTTGCTTTCCAACTAAAATTCCAAGTTAGTCATTAATCTATCACTGAAAATGTGCAGGTCCTCTTCTAGCCTGAGtgtttactttggctaatcacCATGACTagagtattttttaaattttattgtttaattttttttataaacttctTTCTTATCTCAGTTTTTCTTGCTCTCTTCCCCCGGCCACCAGAAAAcacataaatttacatacaatCTTTTTTTATAATCAGTGTTATCTTTAGCAGGAGTCAGGGTGGAGGCCCAGCTGTCAACAACCAAATCACTGTGTACTTCCCTGTTCTTTAATCACACCCGCACCAGGTGTACACATCACAGTGAGTTAGTTCATATAAAGTGGAGTAATGcgtttttgaaaaacaacttttttgctTCAAACTTGTTCTTCGGATCAAGCATGAGTCTTGCGTTAATAGTGGAAAAACAACCCCCATCTCGCTTCCTACATCCTGCCCAGAACTtaagagttgaatttgttctgtaaCTCAGCTCATGActcacttgtatctcaatttGTGAGTGAGACGCGGGATGTTGGGTGTATGTTGTTGCGTTGTCTTCCGCCATTTACCACAAAgctggctcgcaacacaaagcataaCAATCGACTGAGCGACAGCTCGTAACTTAGGAAACTCAGAAGTCGGTGcgctcataagtcaaggtaccactgtattttggaAAATTGACTAGAATTTCTTGTACACAAATAATTTGGTCTGTTAAATTACACAACcagtaaatgttttgttcagGTGCCTATTTCCCAAAATATGTCCGTATTCGAGCCGGATTGTAACGTCACTTGCTCGTGATAGAACCATTCCCACAGGCTGATTTCAGTGAGGCTCTAAAGAGGCTGTTAAGACAACTCCCAACTGTTTTAGATTGTGGAAAATCATATATAACATGCctggaaagaaaaatgtgtgagTCAGTGTTACCATATAAGAAAAACAGTCAAGATGTAGGTCTCCATTTTGGTTTATTTGACTCTTGAATCATCTGTTGGTGTGATATAAATCAACCAAATTCAATAAAATTACAAGGTATTCTGAAAATACATAACACTTCATGTGTGCATATATAAAGAGGAATgaaaaaacatgacacaaacaagcatttagAAAGAGGTGagccaaaaaaatgtcacaaaggaTACCACTTGATTCTCAATTAGAAAAATGGTTTACAGCTCAGCATCCTGTTACTCTAATTCAAATGAATTCAACCATTCATTTGGCAGCTGATGCATTCTGCCAAAGAGGCGGTGGACTTATTTGGCTGTGATCCACATCTCCTTTTGCCAGTAGGTGAGAGGTCTCAATTGAGAAGtgatcaataaataataagcCAATCCAGTTAAGGTCATTTGCACAAGCACTAAATTCATTCGTGTGATCTCAATGTGGTACATTTTTCACTCAAGCACAGATGACACCCATTCTGGGCTGGGCCTGTCAACCATGTAGATGGAGGGTATGATTCCCCCCACATTGAACAAGCTGTGTTTCAATTGACAGTGGGAAGTCATGTGACTCTAAGAATGACATCATGCAACATTAACGAGGACTCTATAACGCTTTGGTGGGTGTCACACCACCTCTCGAGATTTCCTGATGGCACAGCACAGGAGCATGCTAAAGATCATCCCAAACACCTGCCAAGAGAGATGAACTGAGTTGCAGACATTGTCATTTGAGTGACGGGACTAGGCCAATCAGGCATTACCATTATGACCCCTATAGTGACGCCCACTCCTCCTATGATGTGCAGCTTTGAGTCAAACACCTCATCAATGGCATCGGGGCAGCTCTACAACACAGGAGCACAAAATTCATTTGGGCCTTTCTCAGACCTGTGGCGAAATGACTTGGAGAGCGGGCAAACGCTCTAGTTAAAACTGTTGTTTCCATAGAAACCACAGCAAGAAGGCTGAAGGAATGCGTCTGCAATGGAAAACCGAGAGCCCACACCATCATTATGTGTTTTTGATGTCTAATTACAGTTCTCACCCCAATAAAGTTTCAATCTTTTAAGAAGTGTCCATGAAGCCAGGGGTGAGCAAACTACGGCTCACTCAGTTCTTTAATCCAGCTCAAAGTATTATCAATAGTCGTGCATTTCTTGCGTTAATTTGgctaattatatatattataatatttttacatatttaataatTGCTTTTTAACTTTAATGATAAATTATACAATTTAATCATGAGTGATTTTGTCTTAAAATAAAACTGACATAGTTTGTTacgtttgaagcgcttttttaattattacctCATCTACGAATGTGCTGGACATAAGTCAGTTTTAAAACTTAACTGTGACTCCTGAGCACAAAAGTATGCCCACCCTTGCGTTGAGCAAACCACAGTTGTCGTCTCTTGATTAAAAGCAGTGTTGCGATCGTACCTTGGTGATGAGCTCCTCAAGTAACTCTCCTGGAGGACAAGTGTCCTTGGCAGCATCCAACACAGTACCAGTTGGACCGCAACAGTTTAGCTggaacaatacaaaacaaaaactaaaaacagcTTTTTCTTTCACCAAAGAATTTTCTCAGTGGTggtgtcagtgtttttttttttctctctctactGTGTATACAAATCACATGCTTGTTCATAATGGGGTTTATAGCTGTAAGTGTCTATTTATGGCCTATTGAAACTAGATTAGTTGACTTAATCCCCCTCAACCTCCATTCTATCACTGTGTTATATACAGAACAGCAAAATGACAGCTTTGGTGTCAAGGAGCGTTAGACATGAATGGGTTGGGGACATCAATCCTTTCATTACAtgcaaattcagttttttaacACAAGTCTGTCACCAACAGAGTTGTATTAGTGTTTGACGACATGTCTGCTACATGCACAGAGGTGCAAACCGATTGATATTGAGGTAAGATTACACacccaagtaaatcttttatgAATTGTTTATTTGAATGTTGTTGGATTGTGACGTAAACATGGgtctaatttacataatacagCCCCAAAAATGAGTTTCTCCAAGAATAATTCGGCAGCTAGGTTTTGAAATGCTGCCTTACGAGTGAAAATGCAATCAATGCTCTTCCTGTTTTTATTAGGGCTCACATGCTCTTCCGAACAAGTATCCTTGACCCTAGTCGTCACGGTAACCAAAGCTGTAGTCTGTGTTGGCCCTGCAGTGGAGGGGGTGGGGCGAGCAGGGGCTCATTTGAGACAGGACTGGCCCCTCAAACCAGACTAACTTTAGCTGTAATTCATGatctttggggtattttgacgaaaGCGTGTCACAGATATTTTATTGAAGGTCAGATGACCAAGacgttatggggtcagttaaaattcacatttgcattgtttatatgttatgtattacatgcacgtaacttccagcaagttttcaatcatagattagctaaaaatgaggtttttacgacacatattgagtcctccccgaacatacccgaagctcaagacgtgtggttactctatccaccgcaagggctaccagaagtgacgttgcaattgacaaacacagcgcgctacacactatacgcaatggcgagcaacgtattggaatatgtggaggaggaggatttcgacataCAGGAGCACCCTACTGCACTTGGCATCGTCCaagcgtacatgtttgagcagcgacgacgacgagcagccaagtagcagcgatacaacagaaaaagagagtggccactgacTCGATGTGACGGTGTCTTGTTATAACAAGACAGTCACGGCTTGAAATAATACCAAAATTgtttagcacgactatacgtattatatattgatatatgtttcagtgacacggcacaagcttttacataggatgcagtacagtgatccctcgtttttcacggttaatggggaccggaaccccccgcgaaaggtgaaaaaccgcaaagtaggattggtgctggtgtagctggggttttaccttggagaaaaacatggtgatgggtagttgttgtctttgttttttcttttgcttcaaaattcccctgtacaaggacatgaCCTCGTCAACACGATTGCGAAACTCGACAGCTCGAACCATATTGTCGTCAATGTCTTGTGCAAATCGTTGCATTGCCCTTGCCATGTTGCACAATTGTTGCAGGTTCTCCAAGGTAAAGCCACGCTTTTCaatttcttcttcgtcttcctcTTCGTTCTCTTCCTCACTTGCAGACTTTGTCATTTCAAGGAGGTCTTCATCTGTCAGTGGGTCCGAGTGGCAATCGATGAGGGCGCTGACGTCTTCTTCCGTCATGTCGACAAATCCTTCACCCCTTATGATGCGAGCCAGCCTCACCACCTTCTCCACCGCTGAGTGATGAACTTCGTCAGGAGTAAAGCCTGGATAGTCGTGCGCCACGTTCGGCCATAATTTCTTCCAGCTATAATATATGGTCTCACTTTTCATGTCCTTTAATGCTTGCTGGATATTAGACAAACATGAGGCAATGTCGTAACTACGCCAGTATGCTTTCAAGGTGAATTCTTCATTGTCGTCATCGGGCGAGATTTGGTCGTAGAGAGCTTTGGCCTTTGTCCTGACCgtattagtgtccaaactcactgtcttttccctgcaatccaCAATAccaatgcagcttccatttccacaattctcttattacgcgcGGAGTTACCAcgcgtttcgcttccttattgaaggttattgaagcagttttgcggagtTTGTCTCTTTCCTTCCGGTCTTTGTCTCTTTCcagcgctgtgacgtcacacgagccaaacagcctgttcattcggcgttgtgtgctttTGTTCCACGCTGTTGTTCCCATCCTTGTACATTTGTCGTctcatgatttaacaatgtaacaatggtttattgtgtggtatttggttgtacaaatggttcaggcagtggcgagagtttttttttttttccccccaagtgaaaaaggaatgcGTGACCAGTGGATGGGGAAAGTCACTCGACAGGGGAAGAGATGTGGTCCGCTATGAGTGCCtcgcaagcattccaaactgtgctgatcacttcgaaccggcgtgttttgagaaagacttagcagaaagcattggataaagaggtagaggctgaaaccagctgcggtgccaactatttttcctacggccatcgggacatccaccgccagcaagagaactaaatctcgcagccgccacaaTGCACCAGCGAAcaaagaggtgaggatttcttTGTATACACCTACGACTCTagtatggttactatgcactggggagaaggaaaaaaagacccacgcagtacttttcagtactgtcggctgtacttttgcctatatgacaagccaacagaccttctgtgcggcgtgttataacgctactcgagcgaggggcacacaatatataggaatactgcatcctatgtaaaagcttgtgccttGTCACTGAAACatgtatgaatatataatgcGTATAATCGTGCTCAAAAATATCGGGGACCCCAagggtgccattatttcaagccatgactgtataaaaagacatgcttttgacatactgtcACATCGAGCcggtggc contains these protein-coding regions:
- the bbs10 gene encoding Bardet-Biedl syndrome 10 protein yields the protein MCVEMPRVQRLHQKHVMQAACALEAVVLRIFGPEGGQVLFTRDNGHVMLSRSGTRILTALRLDHPLARMMVECVWKHSGKTGDGSKSFILLLASLLRTIYTVASKELNGSRVYNSREVAESATARRLADQTLAFALEELEDLIAVAVAPYGFCLSVKTLTASTQSASHSDGIYVEKLIASFFHTRLGFAHCDFMGELIFKLLANWSCKTDKSSRSDNTRSFQGNLYVNSNGCKADLSSSSLQFLNDNFPALHTLVSGFPVSCSRLLEGQVIHRDFATHYHGSHQHPVKAVFFTISLQPKWLNASNTLEIGNGIHSKSIMHFSAWAESSLEHIFATLQSLGVSVLLSAVKQSDAVLTLATQAEMCVVECIGEDELALFLHLSGASAVSDCGGIQPEHIASLTFCRPILLGTHRYVHMAFPDSREQQPCNIIICGLGEGQTDQYAGAVQDVIRMLRTTWEPLGAATKARSSISPGCVIPAGGTFELLLWRALLQHGHSHAISKDIPVVCQLLADAILHLPRHIHSGNARRFLQIQSKVWSFPDRNPFQPDGLLCEPGFSQGHCDNKSFQGDFEPSMYCSLVNNMKTLSALESVSCKYHLILAVLQCVKNLLRFDNVFHTPTELHPKSLKLTYSSEDED